Within Nitrospira sp., the genomic segment AAAACCGACCGATACCGTCAAGGTGCATTATCATGGCACCCTGCTCGACGGCACCGTCTTCGACAGCTCCGTGAAGCGCGGCGAGCCGGCCACATTCCCCTTGAGCCAAGTGATCAAGTGCTGGACGGAAGGCGTGCAGCAAATTAAGGTCGGCGGCAAGAGCCGTCTGGTTTGCCCGGCCAATCTAGCCTACGGCGATCGCGGATCACCACCCGCCATCAAGCCTGGCGCCACGCTCATCTTTGAAGTGGAACTGCTGGAAATCGTCGCCGCGAAATAACAACTGCGGTATTCACGGGGCGGTGACTTGAGTGATGAGTCGCCGCCCCGACAAACCCTCGAAAAGTTCGCACGATCCGTTCAATTGGCCTTGACCCAATCACGGCTTCTGCGGTATCGTCCACCACTTTCCAGAAGTGAGTCCCCGTGTCGTGCCGAGGGAGCTCAGTTGGTAGAGCACAGCCCTGAAAAGGCTGGTGTCGACAGTTCGATTCTGTCCCTCGGCACCACATCCCCTTCAAAATACTACTGAAATCCAGCTTCATTCGGTCCCTTCCAAAAGTCACGATTTCAGCATTTTTCAGCCCGTTTCGCCCGATTGGTTGTCCAAATGGTTGTCCAAGACCATGGGCGGCAAACCAGCTCCCAGGGCTTAGAGACGATCATTTTTCAGGCTCTACAATACCCCACTTCAAACCCCGATTCACTTTTCAGCTCCACTCCCTCCTCGTCACTCCCCCTAATCATCAGCACAACACACCGTAGCCCCCAATCGCCGACTGAAATTCCATCGCATGCTGTGCTTTACCTCATCGAGAATCATTGTCATGACACTGTCTTGACAATGATTCATTCGTGGGCTACCTTCAATAACCAAGAGAGGTGACACGATGGCCGTACGCGCCGTTCGCAGTGAGAAACTGGATCTTCGGCTGAGTTCCTCAGATAAACGGATACTGGAAGCAGCGGCATCTGTTTCCAGTCGGTCGGTGAGTGACTTTGTCCGTGAAAGTGCACTGGCCCGCGCTGATGAAACTCTGGCGGATCGTCGCACCTTCCTGCTGAGCAAAGCGCAATGGGCTGAGTTTCAGACGGCGCTCGATGCTCCCACTCGCCCCCTCACTCGCATGAAAGAACTCCTGACTAAGCCAGGATTCTTTGACGTCCCCCCTCTTCACCGCACAACAAACAAGCGGTGACTCGAAAGATCGAAAAGCTTCAGCGACATCACACCGTTGATACGTTCGACTGTGGGCGGGAAGATCTGAATCGTTTTCTCCAGCAATACGCCCTCCCCAATCAACACAGCGGAGGATCTCAAACCTATGTGGGGGTGGTCGACGACACCGTAGTCGGCTATTACGCACTCGCGGTGGGATCGGTTGAACAAGACATTGCCCCGGAACGATTAAAGAAGGGACTCGCAAAACATTCCATTCCGATCATGCTGCTTGCTCGGTTAGCTGTAGACCTCCACTGGCAAAAACAAGGCGTGGGTGCCGCGCTCTTGAAGGATGCGGCGCTACGGACGCTGCAGGCCGCGGATATTGCCGGAATCCGTGCCTTGGTGGTCCATGCCAAAGATGAGGTGGCGAAGCAGTTCTACGAGCGTTTCGATTTCCTCCCTTCCCCAAGCGATCCGTTACATCTCTTCATGCTCCTCAAAGATCTTCGAAATCTCGTCTCGTAGGACGCTCTCTCATCAAGACCGTCGCGACCAACCTCTCTCCCCGTTTCTATTCACCACGGCAAATCGCCGGGGCAGGTCAAAGGACAGAAGCTGACGCTCGCCGACTTCTGCCGGCTTCCCGCCAACGAGGATCCCGACGATCGTGGCGGGCAGTTTTGGCAATATCTGGTCGCCAATCGCGCGGGTAACACCAGGAATCGGCATCGGGACATTCTGAAGAACCAGATCCTCCCGCACTTCGGACGTTATCGCTTCGATGACCTGGAACCGGAGCACATTGAGATCTGGAAACAGCAGCGGCTCGAGGAAGTTGAACGCGCCACGGTCTTAAAGGAACTGCATTGCCTGTCGGCCGTCTTTCGCGTCGCACGCAAAGTGTACCGCTACACAAGTCAGAATCCCGTGGCCGACATCGAAAAGCCGACCGTGCCCAAGCGGAAGAAACAGATTCCGACGCCCGACGAGTTCAAAGCGTTCTTGAACGCCGCAGGCCTGCTCACGCCCCACTACTACCCGTCATTCTTAACGGTTTACCAGGGCGGGCTCAGGATTGACGAAGCGCGGCATTTAGAACCATCTGATGTGGATGAGCAAGAGAACGTCTTGCACATTCGCGTGAAGAAAGGGTGGAGTCCCAAAGACCAAGAGGATCGGGACGTCCCCCTCGTCGAGCCGATGCGGACCGTGCTGCTGACGCTAAAACAGCAGAATCCGCAGGCCCGCTGGCTCCTCCCCCGCGGCGACACACGCACCTATACCTGTCAACGCTGCGGCGGACCCACCACGCACATCGGCAATCTCCGGACAGCCATCCTGGCGCTCGCCAAGGCCGCCGGGATCTCCAAACGCATGACGCATCACATCCTGCGGCACTGTAATTCCACCCACAATCGCCAACTGGGCGCCAAAGACTACGAGGTCATGGAATTGCTGGGCCAGCAGTCTACGAAAGTCCATACGATCTACACACACGCGGAATGGGAGAATATCGTAGCGGCAACTGAACGGTTGGGGAATTCAATTGGGGGAGACGGGTTGTCCGCATGGTTGTCCACGCGGGCCCGCGGGACTGAAACGTCAGAGTAATTGGAGCCTTAGACCGACAACATCAGCCGGGCAAGGGCTGGGTAGAGTAGGGCTCTGAGAGATCACCATCGTTCAAAATGGTCGCAGTGGATGTCCTTGAAAAGCAAGAACTCACTTCAATCCTAAGTGCGACGGGATGGCCCTTGATTCATATGACCACATGCCAAACGCTTGGGGGAATAACGTCCCCGATTACAGGAAGAACGTGGTTAATACGGCTGTAACATTGGAGGATTATGCTGCAAGCGCTGACATAGCAGTAGGAAACAGTCCGAACGCATGTTCACCGGGTAACACACGATGTCCACAAACACTGCAAAGAAAATTCTCATCGTGGAAGACGAGACTGACATTGCACAGCTGGTGAAGATCTACCTGGAGAAAGAAGGATTTCGTACGGTCCATGCAAAAACGGGAAACGAAGGACTGCGGCTCACCAAGAGCGAGTATCCCGACATGGTCATCCTTGATCTCATGCTTCCTGAGATGGACGGATTGGAACTCTGCAAGAAACTCCGAAGCGAGCAGGAGACCGCCCTTCTTCCCATTATCATGTTGACGGCCAAAGCCGAGGAGTCCGACACTATCGTGGGGCTCGAACTCGGTGCCGACGACTATATCGCCAAGCCGTTCAGCCCCAAAAACCTCGTCGCAAGGGCCAAAGCTTTGTTTCGCCGGATTGGACGGGCCAACGACACCCAGCAAACGTCTTACCACTACGGCTCACTACTGATGGACCTCCCTCGCCATGAAGTCACCGTCGATGGGAAAGAAGTCGGTTTGACGGCCAAAGAGTTCGGGCTCCTGGAACATCTATTGCGAAATCCCGGTCGGGTACTTACACGCGACGTCTTGCTGAATTCCGTGTGGGGCTACGACTACTATGGCACTACAAGAACTGTGGATGTGCACATCCGTCGCCTGAAGCAGAAACTGCCTGCCCTGAATGAAGCGATTGTGTCAGTAAAATCGCTGGGCTATAAGTTGTCTGATCCGGCTCTGACAAAGTAATTTCCGTGCATGTATTCTCTCAACATCGCGAGACAAGGCCTCGCCTAAGAGGCCGCCTAATCTGCCTGTTCCTTCTTTCCCTCAGTTCTTGCGTCCATTCACCCCGCGTCGAGGAATTCGAAGCCGGCATTGGACAGTTGACACAAGACGAACTGACTCGCCGGTTCGGTTATCCCCAAAGGCTCAAACGCCTGTCGAGCGGATCCGAAGCCTGGGAGTACGAATTTTTATCGGGACAGTCACGCTGTGTCGGCTATCGCGTCTATTTCGACCGCGAGCTGCGTTCGCAGAAGTGGGAACCCATTCCCTGTCGGTAAGACTATCGACATCACACTGCGTCATTGCGGAGATCTCATACATGTCGTAAGACGGGACTTCCTCTGCCCCTCCTCTCTGTCCCCCCCCTGCTGAACACGCCACCTGCTCCCAAGCATACCGTCCGTTCAAATTCTCTACAGATCACAGACGAACCAAGATTCTATTGCAATCCAGTTACATCACCCCCATTCCACCGTTTCACAGCACCAACACATTGATGCCCGACCTCCTGTAACTAAAAATTGAGGCCGGCATGATCCAACTGTGTCTTTGGTCCGGTACAACTCTCCCTGGAAAGGGGAACAATCCAATGGCGTACACCATCTCTCCTCGACGAAGACAACCGGGGATATTTATCGGAACGGCCAGCCGTACGGCTCCCCCTCCGAATGTGCGACGCCTCGACCTTTGGCAGGAACTTGTGAGACAGCGAGCGGTGCTGCTCGCGAGCGCCAACCTCTCGCTTGCCGCGGAGTCGGCCGCAGAACTCTATGCGGATCCGGCCGACCAGGCCTCGACCGATCTCGAGCATGACGTCGCCATGCAGGTCAAGGCGCGAACCTTTGAACGGCTTCGACACATCGAGCACGCGCTGCAACTCATGCGCACCAAAGACTACGGACAGTGCCTCCACTGTCATGGGGACATTCCTTACGAGCGGCTGAAGGTCCAACCCGACGCCCAATTCTGTGTCCCCTGCCTGACAACGGTCGAACAGAAGGCAACCCATAACTAACGCCATGACACCGTTCATAACAACGACACATTATTGGAGCCCAGCTGCGCCTCTCACGCACCTGGCCCCCGCGCTCGTCCCTTCCTGCCAGGAGAAGGGACGAGCCCCGGGTTTTTGCTGCCGCCTCGGAAGGCATCGATCATGATTGCAGATCGACCGCCTCGGCACGCCCTGACCATCGACCTGGA encodes:
- a CDS encoding DUF1778 domain-containing protein translates to MAVRAVRSEKLDLRLSSSDKRILEAAASVSSRSVSDFVRESALARADETLADRRTFLLSKAQWAEFQTALDAPTRPLTRMKELLTKPGFFDVPPLHRTTNKR
- a CDS encoding GNAT family N-acetyltransferase, translating into MTRKIEKLQRHHTVDTFDCGREDLNRFLQQYALPNQHSGGSQTYVGVVDDTVVGYYALAVGSVEQDIAPERLKKGLAKHSIPIMLLARLAVDLHWQKQGVGAALLKDAALRTLQAADIAGIRALVVHAKDEVAKQFYERFDFLPSPSDPLHLFMLLKDLRNLVS
- a CDS encoding tyrosine-type recombinase/integrase, yielding MADIEKPTVPKRKKQIPTPDEFKAFLNAAGLLTPHYYPSFLTVYQGGLRIDEARHLEPSDVDEQENVLHIRVKKGWSPKDQEDRDVPLVEPMRTVLLTLKQQNPQARWLLPRGDTRTYTCQRCGGPTTHIGNLRTAILALAKAAGISKRMTHHILRHCNSTHNRQLGAKDYEVMELLGQQSTKVHTIYTHAEWENIVAATERLGNSIGGDGLSAWLSTRARGTETSE
- a CDS encoding response regulator transcription factor — translated: MSTNTAKKILIVEDETDIAQLVKIYLEKEGFRTVHAKTGNEGLRLTKSEYPDMVILDLMLPEMDGLELCKKLRSEQETALLPIIMLTAKAEESDTIVGLELGADDYIAKPFSPKNLVARAKALFRRIGRANDTQQTSYHYGSLLMDLPRHEVTVDGKEVGLTAKEFGLLEHLLRNPGRVLTRDVLLNSVWGYDYYGTTRTVDVHIRRLKQKLPALNEAIVSVKSLGYKLSDPALTK
- a CDS encoding TraR/DksA C4-type zinc finger protein is translated as MRQRAVLLASANLSLAAESAAELYADPADQASTDLEHDVAMQVKARTFERLRHIEHALQLMRTKDYGQCLHCHGDIPYERLKVQPDAQFCVPCLTTVEQKATHN